A single window of Flavobacterium sp. 140616W15 DNA harbors:
- a CDS encoding universal stress protein produces the protein MKRILVPTDFSEHAENALKVAAQIAKKNNSEIILLHTLELPSQMNDAITGGISIPETMLFMKKANEMLAKIAERPYLDGLSITEMAKLDRPAEGIAKVSNEHEIDLIVMGSHGSSGFEELVIGSNTEKVVRHSEVPVLVIKQHTKDFKTTNFVFASDFSKEIEKPFKKLIEFAKFFDSKLHLVMICTPNSFKPTHVAQKIMNDFITPFNLNNYSTHIYNDTNIENGIINFSNSIDADLIGMCTHGRTGFAHFFNGSISEDIVNHAVRPILTFKI, from the coding sequence ATGAAACGCATATTAGTTCCCACCGACTTTTCTGAACACGCAGAAAACGCTTTAAAAGTCGCCGCTCAAATTGCAAAAAAAAATAATTCCGAAATAATCCTACTTCACACACTAGAATTACCTAGCCAAATGAACGATGCCATTACTGGAGGAATTAGCATTCCCGAGACTATGCTTTTTATGAAAAAAGCCAACGAAATGCTTGCTAAAATCGCCGAAAGACCCTACCTAGATGGACTTTCAATAACTGAGATGGCAAAACTTGACAGGCCGGCAGAAGGAATTGCCAAAGTTAGCAACGAGCATGAAATAGACTTGATTGTCATGGGCTCGCATGGCTCTTCTGGATTCGAAGAATTAGTCATTGGATCGAATACAGAAAAAGTAGTTCGCCATTCTGAAGTTCCTGTTTTGGTAATAAAACAACACACAAAAGATTTTAAAACCACGAATTTTGTTTTCGCTTCAGATTTTTCAAAAGAAATCGAAAAACCTTTCAAAAAATTAATCGAATTCGCAAAATTCTTTGATTCCAAACTACATTTAGTCATGATTTGCACTCCAAATAGCTTCAAACCAACTCATGTTGCCCAAAAAATAATGAATGATTTTATCACCCCGTTTAATTTAAACAATTATTCAACTCACATCTATAATGACACAAATATTGAAAATGGCATCATAAACTTCTCCAATAGTATTGACGCAGATTTAATCGGGATGTGCACACATGGAAGAACTGGATTTGCACATTTTTTTAATGGCAGTATTAGCGAAGACATAGTAAATCATGCAGTACGCCCAATACTAACTTTTAAAATATAA